A stretch of the Rhizomicrobium sp. genome encodes the following:
- a CDS encoding L,D-transpeptidase family protein, whose protein sequence is MNLGVTPSGREAVLECAGRRYRAAVGRGGIGAKSREGDGITPLGRFAVRRILYRADRLVAPHTGLPLAALTPQDGWCDAPDDPAYNTQIRRPFAPSHEALWRDDPLYDLVAVLGFNDAPVVAGAGSAIFLHVARADYGATEGCIALVRDDLLAVLARLAPGDTLSVSP, encoded by the coding sequence ATGAATCTCGGCGTTACGCCAAGCGGCCGCGAAGCCGTCCTCGAGTGTGCCGGCCGGCGCTACCGCGCCGCCGTCGGGCGCGGCGGCATCGGCGCCAAATCGCGCGAGGGCGATGGCATCACGCCGCTCGGCCGCTTCGCGGTCCGCCGCATCCTCTATCGCGCCGATCGTCTCGTCGCGCCGCATACCGGCCTGCCGCTCGCCGCGTTGACGCCGCAAGACGGCTGGTGCGATGCGCCGGACGATCCGGCCTACAACACGCAGATCCGGCGCCCCTTTGCCCCCAGCCACGAAGCGCTATGGCGCGACGATCCGCTCTACGACCTGGTCGCCGTGCTCGGCTTCAATGATGCCCCGGTCGTGGCCGGGGCGGGCAGCGCGATCTTCCTGCATGTCGCGCGCGCCGACTACGGCGCGACCGAGGGCTGCATCGCGCTGGTGCGGGACGATCTGCTCGCGGTGCTGGCGCGGCTCGCGCCCGGCGACACGCTGAGCGTCAGCCCTTAG
- a CDS encoding YggS family pyridoxal phosphate-dependent enzyme yields MTPEQINENLSAIVARIDAARKAAIRPAPSTTLIAVSKTHGPEDIAPALVAGQRVFGENRVQEAQGKWPALREAYGDIELHLIGPLQSNKAREAVALFDAIHTLDRPRLVEVLRSELDRSARAPFLFIQVNTGEEPQKAGVPPREADGLIALARKLGLPLEGLMCIPPAAEAPAPHFALLHKIAAENGLPLLSMGMSGDFETAIRFGATHVRVGSAIFGERPKG; encoded by the coding sequence ATGACCCCCGAGCAAATCAACGAGAACCTGTCGGCCATTGTCGCGCGCATCGACGCGGCGCGAAAGGCGGCGATCCGGCCCGCGCCGTCCACCACCCTGATCGCGGTGAGCAAGACGCATGGGCCGGAGGACATCGCGCCGGCACTGGTCGCGGGCCAGCGCGTGTTCGGCGAGAACCGCGTGCAGGAAGCGCAAGGCAAATGGCCGGCGCTGCGCGAGGCCTATGGCGATATCGAGCTGCACCTGATCGGTCCCTTGCAAAGCAACAAGGCGCGCGAGGCGGTGGCGCTGTTCGATGCGATCCACACGCTCGACCGGCCCCGACTGGTCGAGGTGCTGCGCAGCGAGCTCGACCGCAGCGCACGGGCGCCGTTCCTCTTCATCCAGGTCAACACCGGCGAGGAGCCGCAAAAGGCCGGCGTGCCGCCGCGCGAGGCCGATGGGCTGATAGCGCTGGCGCGCAAGCTGGGACTGCCGCTCGAGGGCCTGATGTGCATTCCGCCGGCTGCCGAAGCGCCGGCGCCGCATTTCGCGCTGCTGCACAAGATCGCCGCCGAGAACGGCCTGCCCCTGCTCAGCATGGGGATGTCGGGCGATTTCGAGACCGCGATCCGCTTCGGGGCCACCCATGTGCGGGTCGGCAGCGCGATCTTCGGCGAACGCCCTAAGGGCTGA